One Mycobacteroides salmoniphilum DNA segment encodes these proteins:
- a CDS encoding 3-oxoacyl-ACP synthase III family protein — protein sequence MTVSIFDISSYLPENRVGADYFAQYAKDDDLAENVMFRSPAYRHHVAADESAVDMAERAVAGLKERHGESVLDEVDILLTHTQLPDLPFVGCGGEVANRLQIRPEWILDVHNGGCVSFVLMLKLVQQMMASSSARSALIVNMQNAAGQIFVQEQVRSAAQASIPGDGATAALITRDGGSPVLGIETRNFGEFAGDMTYAVTPHRKYWEAGPGQGRVAFTEHKISKVLARGNRMVPEVALAVCDRIGVPSTDLDALVTNQPNRIFLRNWRDALQLPREKHPDTFDECGNLFGVGIPHTLDQAISDGQVKAGDTVMLAGFAHAGDYAAAAAVRWGGRGL from the coding sequence ATGACCGTCAGCATCTTCGATATCTCCAGCTATCTTCCCGAGAATCGGGTCGGCGCAGACTATTTCGCGCAGTATGCCAAGGATGATGACCTGGCCGAGAACGTCATGTTCCGCAGCCCGGCTTACCGGCATCACGTTGCCGCCGACGAGTCCGCGGTGGACATGGCCGAGCGCGCGGTCGCCGGGCTCAAGGAGCGGCACGGCGAGAGTGTGCTGGACGAGGTGGACATTCTCCTGACGCATACCCAGTTGCCCGACCTGCCCTTCGTGGGCTGCGGTGGGGAGGTGGCGAACCGGCTGCAGATCCGCCCGGAGTGGATTCTGGACGTGCACAACGGCGGCTGCGTCTCGTTCGTTCTGATGCTCAAGCTTGTACAGCAGATGATGGCCTCGTCGAGCGCTCGCTCGGCGCTCATCGTGAACATGCAGAATGCGGCCGGCCAGATCTTTGTGCAAGAGCAGGTGCGCTCCGCCGCACAGGCCTCGATACCGGGAGACGGCGCCACCGCGGCGCTGATCACCCGCGACGGGGGTTCCCCCGTCTTGGGTATCGAGACGCGGAACTTCGGGGAGTTCGCCGGAGATATGACGTACGCGGTGACGCCCCATCGCAAGTACTGGGAGGCCGGCCCGGGGCAGGGGCGGGTGGCATTCACCGAGCACAAGATCAGCAAGGTGCTGGCGCGTGGCAACCGGATGGTGCCCGAGGTGGCGCTGGCCGTCTGTGATCGAATCGGGGTTCCGTCAACGGATCTGGACGCACTGGTGACCAACCAGCCCAACCGGATCTTCCTGCGGAACTGGCGCGATGCCCTGCAGCTGCCCCGGGAGAAGCATCCCGACACCTTTGATGAGTGCGGCAACCTGTTCGGGGTGGGTATTCCCCACACGCTCGATCAGGCGATCTCCGATGGGCAGGTCAAGGCCGGCGACACCGTGATGCTGGCGGGATTCGCCCATGCGGGCGACTACGCGGCCGCGGCGGCCGTGCGGTGGGGCGGGAGGGGTCTGTGA
- a CDS encoding aminotransferase class I/II-fold pyridoxal phosphate-dependent enzyme has protein sequence MGREGSVTISPLRLALNENPYRPLPSVRDALRHDIGEVNRYPEFLPVVLPRLIAERVGMTPEEVVVGVGATGVALQVLQALCQPGDSLVFAHPTFDGYPILADIAGLIQVPIPLADNGMTDLDELLGAAYDADAAAVVLCRPHNPTGTLIPADQVYEFIRQAPPTSVVILDEAYIEFVDPDAHLDIPRLLAMHPNLVVLRTFSKAYGLAGLRIGYGLATPAVCGVIRRYQLPFGMNRAAAVAVAASYAAEDELRLRVDSIVYERDQLRERLAQMGAHIPDSHANFVYLPGRGDSEPWMSILGTDDVVAKEYPDGGVRLTVGDPREMAIVARRLLEIDEIGEGAAPQMSRPAS, from the coding sequence GTGGGGCGGGAGGGGTCTGTGACGATCAGTCCGCTCCGATTGGCGCTGAACGAAAACCCCTATCGTCCACTGCCATCGGTGCGCGATGCGCTCAGGCATGACATCGGGGAGGTGAATCGGTACCCCGAGTTTCTGCCCGTGGTGCTCCCGAGATTGATCGCCGAACGTGTCGGCATGACGCCTGAGGAAGTGGTGGTGGGGGTTGGGGCCACCGGGGTTGCGCTGCAGGTGTTGCAGGCGTTGTGCCAGCCGGGCGATTCCCTGGTCTTTGCGCATCCGACATTCGACGGCTACCCGATCCTGGCCGATATTGCCGGACTGATCCAGGTGCCGATCCCGCTGGCGGACAACGGGATGACTGATCTGGATGAGCTGCTGGGAGCGGCGTATGACGCCGATGCCGCCGCGGTGGTGCTGTGCCGACCACATAACCCGACCGGAACACTGATACCTGCCGATCAGGTGTATGAGTTTATCCGTCAGGCTCCGCCGACCAGTGTCGTCATTCTCGATGAGGCCTATATCGAATTCGTGGATCCCGATGCACATCTGGACATCCCGCGCCTCCTCGCGATGCACCCGAATCTGGTTGTGTTGCGCACATTCTCCAAGGCGTACGGGTTGGCGGGCCTGCGCATCGGCTATGGGCTGGCCACTCCCGCGGTCTGTGGTGTCATTCGCAGATACCAGCTTCCGTTCGGCATGAACCGCGCGGCCGCGGTGGCGGTTGCGGCGTCGTACGCCGCCGAAGATGAATTGCGGCTACGGGTCGATTCCATTGTTTACGAACGTGATCAGCTCCGGGAACGGCTCGCACAGATGGGCGCACACATCCCGGACTCTCATGCCAACTTCGTGTATCTGCCCGGGCGTGGCGACAGTGAGCCCTGGATGTCCATCCTGGGAACCGATGACGTTGTCGCGAAGGAATACCCCGATGGCGGTGTCCGGCTCACCGTCGGTGATCCGCGCGAGATGGCCATCGTCGCGCGGCGGCTGCTGGAGATCGACGAGATCGGCGAAGGCGCAGCGCCCCAGATGAGTAGACCTGCGTCATAG
- a CDS encoding class I SAM-dependent methyltransferase, which translates to MSHPEKIHVDLSGAPQTMLATFYAKALDADLPEPILGDRLARDIADRIDYDWSKTTITAGRSPAVTTRSAHFDGWARAFLSRHAEAVVLHLGCGLDGRFFRLNPGPGIEWYDVDYPDVATLRSQLYPTHDNYHVVAASVTDPAWLAHIRGDRPVLAIGEGLTMYLTEADGIALFRRIVDHFPYGELQFDAFNRFGIKTQWSNAVVRRSGATLYWGIDRPEDLIRAIPTLQLLEWESPFDSEAFQKTKTAYRLLAKAMSLSPTLRYMAQYHRYAF; encoded by the coding sequence ATGAGCCACCCCGAGAAGATTCATGTTGATCTCAGCGGAGCGCCGCAGACCATGCTGGCGACGTTCTATGCCAAGGCGCTGGATGCCGATCTGCCCGAGCCGATCCTCGGCGACCGGCTGGCTCGCGATATCGCCGACCGCATCGACTACGACTGGTCCAAGACGACCATCACCGCGGGCAGGTCCCCCGCCGTCACGACTCGTTCCGCGCATTTCGACGGCTGGGCGCGCGCCTTTCTGTCCCGGCATGCTGAGGCCGTCGTGCTGCATCTGGGTTGTGGTCTCGATGGCCGCTTCTTCCGGCTGAACCCCGGCCCGGGGATCGAGTGGTACGACGTCGACTATCCCGACGTCGCCACACTGCGCAGCCAGCTCTATCCCACACACGACAACTACCATGTCGTCGCCGCATCGGTGACCGATCCGGCGTGGCTCGCGCACATCCGGGGTGACCGCCCGGTGCTGGCGATCGGCGAAGGACTGACGATGTATCTGACGGAGGCGGACGGCATCGCACTGTTTCGCCGGATCGTTGATCACTTTCCCTATGGGGAACTGCAATTCGATGCGTTCAACAGGTTCGGCATCAAGACACAGTGGTCGAATGCGGTGGTGCGCCGGTCCGGAGCGACGCTGTATTGGGGCATCGACCGCCCCGAGGACCTCATTCGCGCGATACCCACGCTGCAACTGCTCGAATGGGAGTCGCCGTTCGATTCGGAGGCCTTCCAGAAGACCAAGACCGCCTATCGGCTTCTGGCGAAGGCGATGTCACTGTCGCCGACGCTGCGATATATGGCGCAGTACCACCGCTACGCGTTCTGA
- the dop gene encoding depupylase/deamidase Dop, with amino-acid sequence MQRIIGTEVEYGISSPTDPAANPILTSTQAVLAYAAASGIQRAKRTRWDYEVESPLRDARGFDLGRTSGPAPIVDADEVGAANMILTNGARLYVDHAHPEYSAPECTNPLDAVIWDKAGERVMEAAARHVASVPGAARLQLYKNNIDGKGASYGTHENYLMDRQTPFSAIITGLTPFFVSRQVVTGSGRVGIGPSGDDSGFQLSQRADYIEVEVGLETTLKRGIINTRDEPHADADKYRRLHVIIGDANLAETSTFLKVGTTSLVLDLIESGADLSDLALARPVYAVHVISRDPSLRATVALADGRELTALALQRIYLERVAELVASRDPDPQADHVLQVWAKVLDLLERDPMECADLLDWPAKLRLLEGFRQRENLSWSAPRLHLVDLQYSDVRLDKGLYNRLVARGSMQRMVTEQQVLDAVTRPPLDTRAYFRGECLRRFGADIAAASWDSVIFDLGGDSLVRIPTLEPLRGSKSHVGSLLDSVDSAAELVDQLTT; translated from the coding sequence ATGCAACGGATCATCGGTACTGAGGTTGAATACGGCATTTCGTCACCCACGGACCCCGCCGCCAACCCGATCCTCACTTCCACGCAGGCGGTGCTGGCGTACGCCGCGGCGTCGGGGATCCAGCGAGCCAAGCGCACGCGCTGGGATTACGAGGTGGAGTCACCGCTGCGTGATGCCCGCGGCTTCGACCTAGGGCGCACCTCCGGTCCGGCTCCCATCGTCGACGCCGACGAGGTCGGGGCGGCCAACATGATCCTCACCAACGGCGCTCGCCTGTACGTCGATCATGCGCACCCGGAGTACTCGGCGCCCGAATGCACCAATCCGCTGGACGCCGTCATCTGGGACAAGGCCGGCGAGCGCGTGATGGAGGCGGCCGCACGGCATGTCGCCAGCGTGCCCGGCGCCGCCCGGCTGCAGCTCTACAAGAACAACATTGATGGCAAGGGCGCCTCCTACGGCACCCACGAGAACTACCTGATGGACCGCCAGACGCCGTTCTCGGCGATCATCACCGGCCTCACCCCGTTCTTCGTGTCGCGCCAGGTTGTCACGGGTTCTGGTCGTGTGGGCATTGGGCCCTCCGGCGACGACTCGGGCTTCCAGTTGTCGCAGCGTGCCGACTACATCGAGGTCGAGGTCGGCCTGGAAACCACCCTCAAGCGGGGCATCATCAACACGCGCGACGAGCCACATGCCGACGCCGACAAATATCGGCGGCTGCACGTCATCATCGGGGACGCCAACCTGGCCGAGACCTCGACATTCCTCAAGGTGGGTACCACTTCCCTGGTGCTCGACCTGATCGAATCCGGGGCTGACCTGTCGGATCTGGCCCTGGCCCGGCCGGTGTACGCGGTGCATGTGATCAGTCGGGATCCGTCGCTGCGAGCCACTGTGGCGCTGGCGGACGGCCGAGAGCTGACAGCGCTTGCGCTGCAGCGTATTTACCTGGAACGCGTGGCCGAGCTCGTCGCGTCCCGCGACCCGGATCCGCAGGCCGACCATGTGCTGCAGGTGTGGGCCAAGGTGCTCGATCTGTTGGAACGCGATCCGATGGAATGCGCCGACTTGCTGGACTGGCCCGCCAAGCTGCGGCTGTTGGAGGGTTTCCGGCAGCGCGAGAACCTGAGCTGGTCGGCGCCGCGCCTGCACCTGGTCGACCTGCAGTACTCAGATGTGCGGCTCGACAAGGGGCTCTACAACCGGTTGGTGGCCCGCGGATCCATGCAGCGGATGGTCACCGAGCAGCAGGTGCTCGACGCGGTGACCCGGCCTCCGTTGGACACCCGCGCCTACTTCCGTGGTGAGTGCCTGCGCCGCTTCGGTGCCGATATCGCCGCCGCCAGCTGGGACTCGGTGATCTTTGACCTGGGCGGGGATTCGCTTGTCAGGATTCCAACCCTGGAGCCGCTGCGCGGCAGCAAGAGCCACGTGGGCTCGCTGCTGGACTCGGTCGATTCGGCTGCTGAACTGGTCGATCAGCTCACCACGTAA
- a CDS encoding ubiquitin-like protein Pup, with product MAQEQTKRGGGGDEDDVTDLGGPAGQERREKLAEETDDLLDEIDDVLEENAEDFVRAYVQKGGQ from the coding sequence ATGGCGCAGGAGCAGACCAAGCGCGGTGGTGGCGGTGACGAGGACGATGTCACCGACCTGGGAGGACCGGCCGGGCAGGAGCGTCGCGAAAAGCTGGCGGAGGAGACCGACGATCTGCTCGACGAGATCGATGACGTGCTGGAAGAGAACGCCGAGGACTTCGTGCGGGCGTACGTCCAAAAGGGTGGCCAGTGA
- the prcB gene encoding proteasome subunit beta, which produces MIWRDDSIAPQQFTRHSHLSSFSEYLRIQAPELLPAVGKASSEVIANLPHGTTIVALTYRGGVLIAGDRRATQGNYIANRDIDKVQITDNYSATGIAGTAAIAVEFARLYAVELEHYEKLEGVPLTFNGKANRLSALVRGNLAAAMQGLVAVPLLVGYDIDDPNGETAGRIVSFDVAGGWHVESDGYQAVGSGSMFAKSSIKKLYKPGGDALGALAVAVESLYDAAEDDSATGGPDLVRRVFPTAVRIDSGGAVRVPEADIERIAREVIEKRTEVARAESELRESGGKS; this is translated from the coding sequence GTGATCTGGCGCGATGACTCGATCGCGCCCCAGCAGTTCACCCGACATTCGCACCTTTCGTCGTTCTCCGAGTACCTGAGGATTCAGGCCCCGGAGTTGCTTCCGGCAGTCGGAAAGGCGTCAAGCGAAGTGATCGCGAACCTGCCGCATGGCACCACCATCGTGGCGCTCACGTACCGCGGCGGAGTCCTGATCGCCGGTGACCGGCGCGCTACTCAGGGCAACTACATCGCCAATCGCGATATCGACAAGGTGCAGATCACCGACAACTATTCCGCGACCGGTATCGCCGGAACCGCCGCCATCGCGGTCGAATTCGCGCGCTTGTACGCCGTTGAGCTTGAGCATTACGAAAAGCTCGAAGGCGTGCCGCTGACCTTCAACGGTAAGGCAAATCGGCTCTCGGCCCTGGTGCGCGGCAATCTGGCCGCGGCCATGCAGGGTCTGGTGGCGGTGCCCTTGTTGGTGGGCTACGACATCGACGACCCCAACGGTGAAACTGCCGGGCGCATCGTGTCTTTCGACGTGGCGGGTGGCTGGCACGTGGAGAGCGACGGCTACCAGGCGGTGGGTTCGGGCTCGATGTTTGCCAAGTCCTCGATCAAGAAGCTGTACAAGCCCGGCGGCGACGCGCTCGGTGCCCTGGCGGTGGCCGTGGAGTCGCTCTACGACGCGGCCGAAGACGATTCGGCAACGGGCGGACCGGATCTGGTGCGCCGGGTATTCCCGACGGCCGTCCGGATCGATTCCGGGGGAGCGGTCCGAGTACCGGAGGCGGACATCGAACGCATCGCGCGCGAGGTCATCGAAAAGCGGACAGAAGTGGCGCGTGCCGAATCAGAATTGCGTGAATCGGGAGGTAAGTCATGA
- the prcA gene encoding proteasome subunit alpha has protein sequence MTFPYYASVEQLMRDRSELARKGIGRGRSVVALTYADGVLFVAENPSNSLQKVSEVYDRVGFAAVGKFNEFDRLRRGGIQWADMRGYAYDRRDVSGRQLANIYAEALGTIFNEQAKPYEVELCVGEVAHHGRDTEPVLYRITYDGSIADEPHWVVMGGNTEPVINSLKESYAEGATLKDAVGFAVKALQAGAGAANGSAEGRVLGGLEVAVLEQSRPRRAFRRIKGAALEALLPEDFSPGQTEGGGDPAPESGDSKDTKGSKGSKDPKDS, from the coding sequence ATGACCTTTCCGTACTATGCGTCGGTCGAGCAGCTCATGCGCGACCGTTCGGAGTTGGCGCGCAAGGGAATCGGCCGCGGTCGTTCGGTGGTGGCGCTCACCTACGCCGACGGCGTGTTGTTCGTCGCCGAGAACCCGTCCAACTCGTTGCAGAAGGTCAGCGAGGTGTATGACCGGGTGGGTTTCGCCGCTGTCGGAAAGTTCAATGAGTTCGACCGATTGCGCCGCGGTGGTATTCAGTGGGCCGATATGCGCGGCTATGCCTACGACCGTCGTGACGTGAGTGGACGTCAGCTGGCCAACATCTATGCCGAGGCTCTCGGCACCATCTTCAACGAGCAGGCCAAGCCGTACGAGGTGGAGCTGTGCGTCGGCGAGGTGGCCCACCACGGCCGGGACACCGAGCCCGTGCTGTACCGGATCACCTACGACGGGTCGATCGCCGATGAGCCGCACTGGGTGGTCATGGGCGGGAACACCGAGCCGGTGATCAACTCGCTCAAGGAAAGCTATGCCGAGGGGGCCACGCTCAAGGATGCGGTGGGTTTCGCGGTGAAGGCGCTGCAGGCCGGGGCGGGTGCGGCCAATGGCTCCGCGGAGGGCCGGGTGCTCGGTGGCCTGGAGGTCGCGGTACTGGAGCAGAGCCGTCCACGGCGGGCGTTTCGGCGAATCAAGGGCGCGGCCTTGGAAGCGCTTCTGCCCGAGGACTTCTCACCAGGGCAGACCGAGGGTGGGGGAGATCCCGCACCCGAGTCCGGTGATTCCAAGGACACTAAGGGTTCCAAGGGCTCCAAAGACCCCAAGGACAGTTAA
- a CDS encoding ABC transporter permease, whose protein sequence is MSVFVDIVPPEESPAESKKVAARPSQWRRRLTNAALPLLSVVAFVGIWQLAAASGIWNQTFVPYPSTVWDAFIEVSTNHDGVHGYGGYLLAEHLYMTLRRLLFGVLIGVTGGVLLGLVMGSVGWVRSVLEPWLTFLRTLPPLAYFFLLVIWLGIDEAPKITLLALAALPPAAVATTAAVVAAPVGLVEAARALGATRWQVVRDVVIPSALPETFTGVRLAVGMAYSSVVAAELFNGIPGIGGLVKDASNYNNTPVVLVGIFSIGISGLVIDAALRAVERRAVPWRGKV, encoded by the coding sequence GTGTCCGTATTCGTTGACATCGTTCCCCCCGAAGAATCGCCCGCCGAATCGAAGAAAGTCGCTGCGCGCCCGTCGCAATGGCGCCGCCGGCTGACTAATGCCGCCCTGCCTCTGCTGTCGGTGGTCGCCTTCGTCGGCATCTGGCAGCTGGCAGCGGCAAGCGGTATCTGGAACCAGACCTTTGTGCCGTATCCGAGCACCGTCTGGGACGCATTCATCGAGGTCTCCACCAACCACGACGGCGTCCATGGGTACGGCGGCTATCTACTGGCCGAGCACCTGTACATGACGCTGCGCCGCTTGCTTTTCGGTGTGCTCATCGGTGTCACCGGCGGCGTGCTGCTGGGCCTGGTCATGGGATCGGTCGGCTGGGTGCGCAGTGTCCTGGAACCCTGGCTGACCTTCCTGCGCACGCTGCCTCCGCTGGCCTACTTCTTCCTGTTGGTCATCTGGCTGGGTATCGACGAGGCCCCCAAGATCACGCTGCTGGCGTTGGCGGCGCTGCCCCCCGCCGCAGTCGCTACCACGGCAGCCGTGGTCGCGGCACCAGTAGGGCTAGTGGAGGCCGCCCGCGCCCTGGGCGCCACCCGCTGGCAGGTGGTCCGCGACGTGGTCATCCCCTCGGCGCTGCCCGAGACATTCACCGGGGTGCGCCTGGCGGTGGGTATGGCCTATTCCTCGGTGGTCGCCGCCGAACTGTTCAACGGCATACCCGGCATCGGCGGTCTGGTGAAAGACGCCAGTAACTACAACAACACCCCGGTGGTGCTCGTCGGAATCTTCTCGATCGGGATCTCGGGGCTGGTGATCGACGCGGCATTGCGCGCCGTCGAGCGCCGTGCGGTGCCGTGGAGGGGAAAGGTATGA
- a CDS encoding ABC transporter substrate-binding protein produces the protein MRPGRIAAALLVAIGVLSGCAIDHSGLQDGKPTIRIGYQNFPSGDLVVKQNRWLETALPEYNIKWTRFDSGADVNTAFIARELDFGSLGSSPFARGLSAPLNIPYRLAFVLDVAGDNEALVASNRSGVTTIAGLKGKRVGTPFASTAHYSLLAALAQNGLSAKDVQLVDLQPQAALAAFDRGDVDAVYTWLPTVDQVRKNGRDLITSRQLAQGSKPTLDLAAVANAFSDAHPEIVDVWRQQQARALRLIHDDPSTAAKAIAAENGLTPQEVAGQLKQGIYLTPGEIASPKWLGEEGKPGHIAVDLQSASLFLAEQKQIPTAAPLSTFENAVYTKGLPGVISR, from the coding sequence ATGAGACCGGGCCGAATCGCGGCGGCGCTGCTGGTGGCGATAGGGGTGCTGTCCGGATGTGCCATCGACCACTCCGGCCTGCAGGATGGCAAACCGACCATCCGGATCGGCTATCAGAACTTCCCCAGCGGCGACCTGGTGGTCAAGCAAAATCGTTGGCTGGAAACGGCTTTGCCCGAATACAACATCAAATGGACTCGATTCGACTCGGGCGCCGATGTCAACACCGCATTCATCGCCAGGGAACTGGACTTCGGGTCCCTGGGTTCGAGTCCTTTCGCGCGAGGGTTATCGGCCCCGTTGAACATCCCGTACCGCCTGGCGTTCGTTCTCGATGTCGCGGGGGATAACGAGGCCCTGGTGGCCAGCAATCGCAGCGGTGTCACGACGATCGCCGGTCTCAAGGGCAAGCGGGTGGGCACCCCCTTCGCCTCCACCGCGCATTACAGCCTGCTGGCCGCATTGGCTCAGAACGGACTGTCGGCCAAGGATGTTCAGCTGGTGGACCTGCAGCCGCAGGCCGCGCTGGCCGCCTTCGATCGCGGCGACGTGGATGCCGTCTACACCTGGTTGCCCACAGTCGACCAGGTGCGCAAGAACGGCAGAGACCTCATCACCAGCCGACAGCTGGCCCAGGGGAGCAAGCCCACCCTGGACCTTGCTGCGGTGGCCAACGCCTTCTCCGACGCACACCCGGAGATTGTCGATGTGTGGCGCCAGCAACAGGCGCGGGCGCTCAGACTCATCCACGACGATCCAAGCACCGCCGCCAAGGCGATCGCCGCGGAGAACGGGCTCACCCCGCAGGAGGTGGCCGGCCAGCTCAAGCAGGGCATCTACCTCACTCCCGGCGAGATCGCCTCACCGAAATGGCTTGGTGAGGAAGGGAAGCCGGGCCATATCGCCGTGGACCTGCAGAGCGCGTCGCTGTTTCTGGCCGAACAAAAACAGATTCCTACCGCCGCGCCGCTTTCGACGTTCGAGAATGCCGTCTACACGAAGGGTCTGCCCGGTGTCATTAGTCGATGA
- a CDS encoding ABC transporter ATP-binding protein: MSLVDDVEAATEERSTGSIRISGVTHRYGSGAARTTALGPVDLTVDPGTFLVLVGASGCGKSTLLRLLAGFESPSEGAVQVAGDAPTPGITSGVVFQQPRLFPWRTVGGNVELALKYAKVPRERWGQRRDQLLARVGLEGTAGRRIWEISGGQQQRVAIARALAAETPLFLLDEPFAALDALTRERLQEDVRQVSAESGRTTVFVTHSADEAAFLGSRIVVLTRRPGQVALDIPVNLPRTGIDPDDLRRSPEYAELRTEVGKAVKAAAA, encoded by the coding sequence GTGTCATTAGTCGATGATGTGGAAGCCGCCACGGAGGAACGGAGCACCGGATCCATCCGGATCAGCGGTGTCACGCACCGGTACGGCAGCGGCGCGGCCCGGACGACAGCGCTGGGCCCGGTGGACCTGACTGTCGATCCGGGGACTTTTCTCGTGCTGGTCGGGGCTTCCGGCTGCGGTAAGAGCACCCTGCTGCGGCTCCTGGCCGGATTCGAGTCGCCCAGCGAAGGGGCCGTACAAGTGGCAGGCGACGCACCCACGCCCGGCATCACCTCCGGGGTCGTGTTCCAGCAGCCGCGTCTGTTTCCCTGGCGCACGGTTGGGGGAAATGTCGAGCTGGCCCTGAAATACGCGAAGGTGCCTCGGGAACGGTGGGGGCAACGTCGTGACCAGCTGCTGGCCCGTGTCGGGCTGGAAGGCACTGCCGGGCGGCGCATCTGGGAGATCAGCGGCGGCCAGCAGCAACGGGTGGCCATCGCCCGCGCCCTCGCCGCGGAGACTCCGCTGTTTCTGCTCGACGAGCCATTCGCGGCGCTGGACGCACTCACCCGCGAACGCCTCCAAGAGGATGTTCGTCAGGTCAGCGCCGAGTCGGGCCGTACCACCGTGTTCGTCACGCACAGCGCCGACGAGGCCGCCTTCCTCGGATCGCGCATCGTGGTGCTGACCCGCCGTCCAGGGCAAGTGGCACTGGACATCCCGGTGAACCTGCCCAGAACCGGCATCGACCCGGACGATCTACGCCGTTCCCCCGAATACGCCGAACTGCGCACCGAAGTGGGCAAGGCCGTGAAAGCCGCGGCCGCCTAG
- a CDS encoding ankyrin repeat domain-containing protein, with protein sequence MASTLPTNPSLDRVRDDARQLQRAVRTADPVAVDAVRQHHPRPDIALAGEQFALHDAQLTVARRSGFTGWPALVRYVELAAGLSTDPSAVHEPGLDIADRFCALASLRYDEDDEPPRWQAAADLVAADPALVDRHVWAAASAADPVALAHHLAAQPALATTSGGPYDWSPLTYLCYARAPLGRTMDDTLAAAHLLLDGGADPNSGYLWRGLSTPFTVLTGVFGEGEQGPRRQPRHPFAEALATVLLRRGAHPVDQQTLYNRMFRPDDSHLELLFSHGLADAGPSPWERRLGEAMETREQMWRRQVTWAAEHGFADRLELLARHGIDTAGVTVVTPSFPIDVNARDEEGATPLHQAAWAGDLVLIRQLLEAGADRAIADTRFGSTPAQWAEHAYQTEAAALLREHPHNG encoded by the coding sequence ATGGCCAGCACCCTTCCCACCAATCCGTCACTCGATCGCGTCCGCGATGACGCGCGCCAACTGCAGCGCGCGGTGCGCACCGCAGACCCCGTGGCAGTCGACGCGGTGCGTCAGCACCATCCACGCCCCGATATCGCCTTGGCGGGTGAGCAATTCGCGCTGCACGATGCCCAGTTGACGGTGGCCCGCCGCTCCGGATTCACCGGCTGGCCCGCGCTCGTGCGCTATGTCGAGCTTGCCGCCGGACTCAGCACCGATCCGAGCGCAGTCCATGAACCGGGCCTCGACATCGCCGACCGGTTCTGCGCCCTCGCCTCGTTACGGTATGACGAGGACGACGAACCTCCGCGCTGGCAGGCAGCGGCCGATCTGGTGGCCGCCGATCCCGCGCTGGTGGATCGGCATGTGTGGGCCGCCGCCTCCGCCGCCGACCCGGTCGCGCTCGCACATCACCTGGCGGCGCAACCGGCACTGGCGACCACGAGCGGCGGTCCGTACGACTGGTCCCCGCTGACGTACCTCTGCTATGCACGGGCACCACTGGGCCGCACCATGGACGACACGCTCGCGGCCGCGCACCTTCTTCTCGATGGCGGCGCCGACCCGAACTCGGGATATCTGTGGCGCGGACTGTCCACCCCGTTCACCGTGTTGACGGGGGTGTTCGGTGAGGGTGAGCAGGGGCCCCGACGCCAGCCCCGCCACCCCTTCGCCGAGGCACTGGCCACCGTGCTGCTGCGGCGGGGTGCACACCCGGTGGACCAGCAGACCCTCTACAACAGGATGTTCCGTCCCGACGATTCGCATCTGGAGCTGCTGTTCTCGCACGGGTTGGCCGATGCCGGCCCGAGCCCATGGGAGCGTCGCCTGGGCGAAGCCATGGAGACCCGCGAGCAGATGTGGCGGCGGCAGGTCACCTGGGCCGCCGAGCATGGGTTCGCCGATCGTCTGGAGCTGCTCGCGCGGCACGGAATCGATACCGCGGGCGTCACTGTCGTGACGCCCTCCTTCCCCATCGACGTCAATGCCCGCGACGAAGAAGGTGCGACACCGCTGCACCAGGCGGCCTGGGCCGGTGATCTGGTGCTGATTCGCCAACTTCTGGAGGCCGGGGCCGATCGCGCGATTGCCGATACCCGCTTTGGGTCAACACCTGCGCAATGGGCAGAGCACGCGTACCAGACCGAAGCCGCGGCGCTCTTGCGCGAGCACCCGCACAACGGCTAG